A window of the Brassica oleracea var. oleracea cultivar TO1000 chromosome C1, BOL, whole genome shotgun sequence genome harbors these coding sequences:
- the LOC106339253 gene encoding pectinesterase 1-like: MSRFTAIFILLTLLAVQGFNPSLCDDEDNEIGSCILTHNVTVSGDGSGDFKTISEAVASVPNNNKIRFNIFVKEGVYYENVLVPKKKDNVLIYGEGMAKTVISSNLSRLEFPKSTTASTATFSVFADNFIARDIKFVNTAGPEKFQAVAFHSKSNHSAMFRCAFFGYQDTLYAHVGEQLYRECEIVGTVDFIFGNAAAVFDMCSIRARKPLMQQVVTVTAQGADNQEKSGFSIIRSKILRFEDEEFTAVAYLGRPWNSHATVVIMETELGSLIDPKGWVAWNSSADPPPPTVNLGEFRNYGPGSDVRNRVTWVGYNPVMAEEDAQRFTIDGFINKLGWLNVSCVPYNGSL, from the exons ATGTCCAGATTCACTGCAATTTTCATACTTCTCACGTTACTTGCTGTGCAAGGCTTTAATCCAAGCTTGTGTGACGATGAAGACAACGAGATTGGAAGCTGCATTTTGACACATAATGTAACTGTTTCTGGAGATGGAAGTGGAGACTTCAAGACAATCTCAGAAGCTGTGGCGTCAGTGCCAAACAACAACAAAATCCGATTCAACATCTTCGTTAAAGAAGGTGTTTATTACGAGAATGTCTTAGTTCCAAAGAAAAAGGACAATGTGTTGATCTATGGAGAGGGTATGGCAAAGACAGTGATCTCCAGCAATCTAAGCAGGTTGGAGTTTCCAAAATCCACTACTGCTTCCACAGCAACATTCT CTGTTTTTGCTGACAACTTTATAGCTCGAGACATCAAATTTGTTAATACTGCTGGACCAGAGAAGTTCCAGGCTGTTGCATTCCACTCGAAATCCAACCACTCTGCCATGTTTAGATGTGCATTTTTTGGCTACCAAGATACTCTCTATGCCCACGTAGGGGAGCAGCTTTATAGAGAATGTGAAATTGTTGGTACAGTGGATTTTATCTTCGGGAACGCCGCAGCCGTGTTCGATATGTGCTCCATCCGTGCAAGAAAACCTCTTATGCAACAAGTTGTGACGGTTACAGCTCAGGGGGCGGATAACCAGGAGAAATCTGGTTTCTCCATCATAAGGAGCAAGATCTTGAGGTTCGAAGACGAAGAGTTCACGGCTGTTGCGTATTTAGGTCGGCCTTGGAACAGCCACGCCACAGTGGTGATTATGGAAACAGAACTTGGGAGCTTGATTGATCCCAAAGGGTGGGTTGCATGGAACAGCTCGGCAGATCCTCCACCTCCAACGGTGAACCTTGGTGAATTTCGAAACTATGGCCCCGGTTCAGACGTGAGAAACCGGGTCACCTGGGTTGGGTATAACCCGGTGATGGCGGAGGAGGATGCACAAAGGTTTACCATTGATGGATTCATTAACAAACTGGGATGGCTAAATGTGTCTTGTGTTCCTTATAATGGGTCTCTGTAA